The following are encoded together in the Streptomyces sp. NBC_00358 genome:
- a CDS encoding ATP-grasp domain-containing protein, with product MNGGLLLLVESNTTGTGRLFARRAAELGVVPVLLSADPARYPYAAEDGLRTVVVDTSDESELRSMAALLAAETPIAGVLTSSEYYVSAAAELAARLGLPGPSADAVRAVRDKGRQRRMLAAAGVGVPGFAIVDRVDAAVSAAAAARLPVVVKPVQGSGSLGVRLCADHEEVAGHARTLLAATTNERGVATPGRILVEEYLTGAEFSVEVFGTEAVVTVAKHVGPLPAFVEVGHDVPAALPADLERELRRTAVRAVTALGLGWGAAHVELRLDGPAAKVIEVNPRLAGGMIPELVRRVVGVDLVRAQVLAALGRPADPERSRYGRASIRFLTVDRDGILAPDLFEAAERARRVPGVVEATLYRAPGEPVGPATDFRGRLGHVIALADHPAQAADAAAQGVDALAEAVSYAAPERQEALT from the coding sequence ATGAACGGGGGACTGCTGCTCCTGGTGGAGTCCAACACCACAGGCACCGGAAGGCTGTTCGCCCGACGGGCGGCCGAACTCGGCGTGGTTCCCGTCCTGTTGAGCGCGGACCCGGCCCGCTATCCGTACGCGGCCGAGGACGGTCTGCGGACCGTGGTCGTGGACACCTCCGACGAGAGCGAACTGCGCTCGATGGCAGCCCTGTTGGCCGCCGAGACGCCGATCGCGGGCGTGCTGACCAGCTCCGAGTACTACGTTTCGGCCGCGGCGGAGCTGGCCGCCCGCCTCGGCCTTCCCGGCCCCTCCGCCGACGCGGTGCGGGCCGTGCGGGACAAGGGCCGGCAGCGGCGCATGCTCGCCGCGGCCGGGGTGGGCGTGCCGGGCTTCGCGATCGTGGACCGGGTGGACGCGGCGGTGTCGGCCGCGGCGGCGGCCCGCCTGCCCGTCGTGGTCAAGCCGGTCCAGGGCTCCGGCAGCCTGGGCGTGCGGCTGTGCGCCGACCACGAAGAGGTGGCCGGGCACGCGCGCACCCTGCTGGCGGCGACCACGAACGAGCGCGGGGTGGCGACACCCGGCCGGATCCTGGTCGAGGAGTATCTGACCGGCGCGGAGTTCTCGGTCGAGGTGTTCGGCACCGAGGCCGTGGTGACCGTCGCCAAGCACGTCGGCCCGCTGCCCGCGTTCGTCGAGGTCGGCCACGACGTGCCGGCGGCGCTCCCGGCGGACCTGGAGCGCGAGCTGCGCCGGACCGCGGTGCGCGCCGTCACGGCCCTCGGTCTCGGCTGGGGCGCGGCCCATGTGGAGCTACGGCTCGACGGTCCCGCCGCGAAGGTCATCGAGGTCAACCCGCGGCTGGCCGGGGGCATGATCCCCGAACTGGTGCGCAGGGTCGTCGGCGTCGACCTGGTGCGCGCGCAGGTGCTGGCCGCGCTCGGCCGCCCGGCCGACCCGGAGCGCAGCAGGTACGGCCGCGCCTCGATCCGCTTCCTCACCGTCGACCGCGACGGCATCCTCGCCCCCGACCTGTTCGAGGCCGCCGAACGCGCCCGCCGCGTCCCGGGTGTCGTCGAGGCGACCCTCTACCGGGCACCCGGCGAACCCGTCGGCCCCGCCACCGACTTCCGCGGCCGCCTCGGCCACGTCATCGCCCTCGCGGACCACCCGGCGCAGGCCGCCGACGCGGCGGCCCAGGGCGTCGACGCGCTCGCGGAGGCGGTGTCGTACGCGGCACCGGAACGGCAGGAGGCGCTGACATGA
- a CDS encoding acetolactate synthase large subunit: protein MPNAVQQAPAAHPPRMRAQESASAPSEPMTGAQSLIRSLEEVGADTVFGIPGGAILPAYDPMMDSARLRHVLVRHEQGAGHAATGYAQATGKVGVCIATSGPGATNLVTPIADAHMDSVPLVAITGQVPSRSIGTDAFQEADIVGITMPITKHNFLVTQAEDIPRTIAEAFHLASTGRPGPVLVDITKDALQAQTVFSWPQAVQLPGYRPRTRPHPRQIREAARLITSSERPVLYVGGGVLKAHATAELRDLAELTGVPVVTTLMALGAFPGSHPQHLGMPGMHGDVPAVAALQKADLIVALGARFDDRVTGKLDSFAPYAKVVHADIDPAEIGKNRAADVPIVGDAREVISALAAAVREEYKEGDAGDHTAWWQDLGRWRDTYPRGYELPADGSLSPQQVIERIGQLAPEGTLFASGVGQHQMWAAQFLPHEEPGTWFNSGGAGTMGYAVPAAMGAKAGRPDRTVWAIDGDGCFQMTNQELVTCALNNIPVKVAVINNGALGMVRQWQNLFYGARFSNTVLHDGATNAATGSTRGVGSAANRGTRVPDFVLLAEAMGCVGLRCESPDELDAVIDKANSVTDRPVVVDFIVHEDAMVWPMIPAGTSNDDIMAARDVRPDFGDAADD from the coding sequence ATGCCGAACGCTGTGCAGCAGGCCCCCGCGGCCCACCCTCCACGGATGCGGGCCCAGGAGTCCGCCTCCGCCCCGAGCGAGCCGATGACCGGCGCCCAGTCCCTGATCCGCTCCCTCGAAGAGGTCGGCGCGGACACCGTGTTCGGGATTCCCGGCGGGGCGATCCTGCCCGCCTACGACCCGATGATGGACTCGGCCAGGCTCCGCCACGTCCTGGTCCGGCACGAACAGGGCGCCGGACACGCGGCCACCGGTTACGCGCAGGCCACCGGAAAGGTCGGCGTGTGCATCGCCACCTCCGGTCCCGGCGCGACCAACCTCGTCACGCCGATCGCCGACGCGCACATGGACTCCGTACCGCTCGTGGCGATCACGGGCCAGGTGCCGTCGAGGTCGATCGGCACGGACGCCTTCCAGGAGGCGGACATCGTCGGCATCACGATGCCGATCACCAAGCACAACTTCCTGGTCACCCAGGCCGAGGACATCCCGCGGACGATCGCGGAGGCCTTCCATCTGGCCTCCACCGGCCGTCCAGGACCGGTCCTGGTCGACATCACCAAGGACGCCCTCCAGGCGCAGACCGTCTTCTCCTGGCCCCAGGCCGTCCAGCTCCCCGGCTACCGTCCGCGGACCCGCCCGCACCCCCGGCAGATCCGCGAGGCGGCACGGCTCATCACCTCGTCCGAGCGGCCGGTCCTCTACGTCGGCGGAGGCGTCCTCAAGGCGCACGCCACCGCCGAACTGCGCGACCTCGCGGAGCTGACCGGGGTCCCCGTGGTCACCACCCTGATGGCGCTCGGCGCCTTCCCGGGCAGTCATCCGCAGCATCTGGGCATGCCCGGCATGCACGGCGACGTGCCCGCCGTCGCGGCCCTGCAGAAGGCCGACCTGATCGTCGCCCTCGGAGCCCGCTTCGACGACCGGGTCACCGGCAAGCTGGACAGCTTCGCGCCGTACGCCAAGGTCGTGCACGCCGACATCGACCCGGCGGAGATCGGCAAGAACCGCGCCGCCGACGTGCCGATCGTCGGCGACGCCCGCGAGGTGATCAGCGCGCTGGCGGCCGCCGTACGCGAGGAGTACAAGGAGGGCGACGCGGGCGACCACACCGCATGGTGGCAGGACCTGGGCCGCTGGCGGGACACCTACCCCCGTGGCTACGAACTGCCCGCCGACGGCTCGCTCTCCCCGCAGCAGGTCATCGAACGCATCGGTCAACTCGCTCCCGAGGGAACCCTGTTCGCCTCCGGGGTGGGCCAGCACCAGATGTGGGCGGCGCAGTTCCTGCCGCACGAGGAACCGGGAACCTGGTTCAACTCCGGCGGCGCGGGGACGATGGGCTACGCGGTGCCGGCCGCGATGGGCGCCAAGGCCGGGCGCCCCGACCGCACCGTGTGGGCGATCGACGGCGACGGCTGCTTCCAGATGACCAACCAGGAACTGGTCACCTGCGCCCTGAACAACATCCCGGTCAAGGTCGCCGTCATCAACAACGGCGCCCTCGGGATGGTCCGGCAGTGGCAGAACCTCTTCTACGGCGCGCGCTTCTCCAACACCGTGCTGCACGACGGTGCGACGAACGCCGCGACCGGCTCCACCCGGGGTGTGGGCTCCGCCGCCAACCGGGGCACCCGCGTCCCGGACTTCGTCCTCCTCGCCGAGGCGATGGGCTGTGTGGGCCTGCGCTGCGAGTCCCCGGACGAGCTGGACGCGGTCATCGACAAGGCCAACTCGGTCACCGACCGTCCGGTGGTGGTGGACTTCATCGTCCACGAGGACGCGATGGTGTGGCCGATGATCCCGGCCGGTACTTCCAACGACGACATCATGGCCGCCCGTGACGTACGTCCCGACTTCGGCGACGCCGCGGACGACTGA
- the ilvN gene encoding acetolactate synthase small subunit — protein sequence MSQHTLSVLVENTPGILARIAALFSRRGFNIDSLAVGTTEHPDLSRVTVVVRVDDELSLEQVTKQLNKLVNVLKVAELEASGAVQRELVLVKVRADNTTRSQIIEIADLFRARTVDVAPDAVTLEATGAGDKLDAMLRMLAQFGIKELVQSGAIAIGRGSRSLTERGVRETRTVRITSAATATAAQSA from the coding sequence ATGTCCCAGCACACGCTCTCCGTCCTGGTCGAGAACACCCCCGGCATCCTGGCCCGGATCGCCGCCCTGTTCTCGCGGCGCGGCTTCAACATCGACTCGCTCGCCGTGGGCACCACCGAGCACCCGGACCTCTCCCGCGTCACGGTCGTCGTCCGGGTCGACGACGAACTCTCCCTGGAACAGGTGACCAAGCAGCTCAACAAGCTCGTCAACGTACTGAAGGTCGCCGAACTGGAGGCCTCGGGCGCGGTCCAGCGCGAACTCGTCCTCGTGAAGGTGCGCGCCGACAACACCACGCGCTCCCAGATCATCGAGATCGCCGACCTGTTCCGCGCCCGGACCGTGGACGTGGCCCCCGACGCGGTCACGCTGGAGGCCACCGGAGCCGGCGACAAGCTCGACGCGATGCTGCGGATGCTCGCCCAGTTCGGCATCAAGGAACTGGTGCAGTCCGGCGCGATCGCCATCGGCCGCGGCTCCCGCTCCCTGACGGAGCGAGGCGTCCGCGAGACCCGCACGGTACGTATCACCTCGGCCGCGACGGCGACGGCCGCACAGAGCGCCTGA
- a CDS encoding GHMP family kinase ATP-binding protein yields the protein MVDHSDWRVGAASAPVHHGEILQGVFTGREGSVRGLVTLPSTLHSTRATFTPAPGAEVTVSPGWKGKARRAAELAVREVVPAGAGAVGGHLELTGDVPLCRGFGSSTSDVLSAIWAVKDAFADPLPPRVVARLAVRAETASDSLMFEDSTVLFAQREGTVIEDFGYRMPPLRVLGFGSRPSNRGKGVDTLALPPARYDGAEAERFAVLRDMLREAIQMKDVALLGSVATASAEINQRHLPVPGFDRIRDIQRTCGAVGVQVAHSGDIAGLLFDRDDPEVEARTARAQELLRGTGIDEQWNYTTGD from the coding sequence ATGGTGGATCATTCCGACTGGCGTGTCGGGGCAGCTTCGGCCCCCGTCCATCACGGCGAGATTCTGCAGGGTGTCTTCACCGGCCGAGAGGGTTCCGTGCGCGGGCTCGTGACGCTGCCCAGCACCCTTCACTCGACCCGGGCGACCTTCACGCCGGCTCCCGGCGCCGAGGTCACCGTGTCGCCGGGCTGGAAGGGAAAGGCGCGGCGCGCGGCCGAACTGGCCGTGCGGGAGGTGGTGCCGGCCGGCGCCGGAGCGGTCGGCGGACATCTGGAGCTGACCGGGGACGTGCCGCTGTGCCGCGGCTTCGGCTCCTCGACCAGCGATGTGCTGTCGGCCATCTGGGCCGTGAAGGACGCCTTCGCCGATCCGCTGCCGCCGCGGGTGGTGGCCCGGCTGGCGGTGCGCGCGGAGACCGCCTCGGACTCGCTGATGTTCGAGGACTCCACCGTGCTGTTCGCCCAGCGCGAGGGCACCGTCATCGAGGACTTCGGCTACCGGATGCCGCCGCTGCGGGTGCTGGGCTTCGGCTCACGGCCGTCCAACCGCGGCAAGGGCGTCGACACGCTGGCCCTCCCGCCGGCCCGCTACGACGGGGCCGAGGCCGAGCGGTTCGCCGTCCTGCGGGACATGCTGCGCGAGGCCATCCAGATGAAGGACGTCGCCCTGCTCGGCTCGGTGGCGACGGCGAGCGCGGAGATCAACCAGCGGCATCTGCCGGTTCCGGGCTTCGACCGGATCCGGGACATCCAGCGGACCTGCGGCGCCGTCGGCGTGCAGGTGGCACACAGCGGGGACATCGCGGGGCTCCTCTTCGACCGGGACGACCCCGAGGTCGAGGCGCGCACCGCACGGGCGCAGGAACTCCTGCGCGGCACCGGTATCGACGAGCAGTGGAACTACACAACGGGTGACTGA
- the argH gene encoding argininosuccinate lyase, whose translation MTAVSRHGTDERAGFDPNTGPARNPDPAPSPVPGAPAPAASRPQGPRTTTAPARDGVATGRLSSALDPEAHAIVYDQYVSEESADPLGGELRRISEVDRAHLIMLGERGVVDPARAAALLRAVEQLRAENFGPVRGRPMPRGVYLAYEGFLIEQLGDETGGILHTGRSRNDLNATTARLKARTPYLALLDAVDRLAAVLLEKADRYADVTMPAYTHGQPAVPITYGHYLTGVAVAVLRAYGELLDAGRQLDVNPLGAGAIGGTSVPVDPERTAQLLGFTEAAPNSVDAVASRDFALNLLSTSAMLGVTLARVARDLSVWTSEEAALLRVADTLVGSSSMMPQKRNPFLLEHIQGRSTASLGAFVGAASAMTTAGYTNAIAVGTEAMRHLWPGLSDTTDAVTLLRLVVAGTEPLPERMAARAREGFTAATYLAERLVLEGMPFRAAHHLVGETVLAALDSGRSLEETARFEGALTPDLAPDRVAAACAHGGGPGTDGLPPLRRRLAAHRAESTARRDRWSDAGAQLAEAVQKAAAA comes from the coding sequence ATGACCGCCGTGAGCAGGCACGGGACCGACGAGCGGGCGGGCTTCGACCCGAACACCGGGCCGGCGCGGAACCCCGACCCCGCGCCCTCGCCGGTGCCGGGCGCACCGGCGCCGGCCGCCTCCCGCCCCCAAGGACCTCGTACGACCACCGCCCCCGCGCGTGACGGAGTCGCCACCGGACGGCTCAGCTCGGCCCTGGATCCCGAGGCGCACGCCATCGTCTACGACCAGTACGTGTCCGAGGAGTCGGCGGATCCGCTGGGCGGCGAGCTGCGCCGCATCAGCGAGGTGGACCGGGCCCACCTGATCATGCTCGGCGAGCGCGGAGTCGTGGACCCCGCCCGGGCCGCCGCTCTGCTGCGGGCCGTGGAACAACTGCGCGCGGAGAACTTCGGGCCGGTGCGCGGGCGTCCGATGCCGCGCGGGGTGTATCTGGCCTACGAGGGCTTCCTGATCGAGCAGTTGGGCGACGAGACCGGCGGCATCCTGCACACCGGCCGCTCCCGCAACGACCTCAACGCCACCACCGCCCGGCTGAAGGCCCGCACTCCCTACCTGGCCCTGCTGGACGCGGTGGACCGGCTGGCCGCCGTACTGCTGGAGAAGGCCGACCGGTACGCGGACGTGACCATGCCGGCGTACACCCACGGCCAGCCCGCCGTTCCGATCACCTACGGGCACTATCTGACCGGGGTCGCAGTCGCCGTGCTGCGCGCCTACGGCGAACTTCTCGACGCCGGACGCCAGTTGGACGTGAACCCGCTGGGCGCCGGCGCGATCGGCGGCACCTCCGTGCCCGTCGACCCCGAACGCACCGCCCAGCTCCTGGGGTTCACCGAGGCCGCCCCCAACTCGGTGGACGCCGTGGCCTCCAGGGATTTCGCGCTGAACCTGCTCTCCACGTCCGCGATGCTCGGTGTCACACTCGCCCGGGTCGCCCGCGACCTGAGCGTGTGGACGTCCGAGGAGGCGGCGCTGCTGCGGGTGGCCGACACCCTGGTCGGCTCCAGCTCGATGATGCCGCAGAAGCGCAACCCGTTCCTGCTCGAACACATCCAGGGCCGTTCCACCGCGAGCCTCGGCGCCTTCGTGGGCGCGGCCTCGGCCATGACCACCGCCGGCTACACCAACGCCATCGCCGTCGGCACCGAGGCCATGCGCCACCTGTGGCCCGGCCTGAGCGACACGACCGACGCCGTGACGCTGCTGCGGCTGGTGGTGGCGGGCACCGAACCGCTGCCGGAGCGGATGGCCGCGCGGGCCCGCGAGGGGTTCACCGCGGCGACGTACCTGGCGGAACGGCTGGTCCTGGAGGGCATGCCGTTCCGGGCCGCGCACCACCTGGTCGGCGAGACCGTGCTGGCCGCGCTCGACTCCGGCCGCTCCCTGGAGGAGACCGCCCGCTTCGAGGGCGCCCTCACCCCCGACCTCGCCCCCGACCGCGTGGCCGCCGCCTGCGCCCACGGAGGCGGACCGGGGACGGACGGGCTGCCACCGCTGCGCCGCCGGCTCGCCGCCCACCGCGCCGAGTCGACCGCACGCCGAGACCGCTGGTCGGACGCCGGGGCCCAACTCGCCGAGGCCGTACAGAAGGCGGCAGCGGCATGA
- a CDS encoding PLP-dependent cysteine synthase family protein has translation MTTTILPKAHSSIVEATELPRIIKVSDNLYAAAFSLMKLLPARYIIDRAEAAGVLTPGTPVIETSSGTFALGLAMVCGLRGYPLTIVGDSAIDQELRTRLEMLGTTVEIVQHTGQPGGIQGARLARVAELCRQRPDAFVPGQYDNPDNPGAYGIVADLIGDTVGAVDCLVGPVGSGGSTGGLAAALRPANPQLHLAGVDTHGSIIFGTPDAPRTLRGLGSSIHPGNVRHSAYDEAHWVTAAEAFHATHELYRTHGLFMGPTSGASFQVASWWAAQNPDSTVVMVLPDEGYRYQSTVYNDVWLREQNIVPAPAPGGGPVTVEHPLDAPPVWSRLLWARRGFDDVMMPEIAS, from the coding sequence ATGACGACGACGATCCTCCCCAAGGCTCACTCCTCGATCGTGGAGGCCACCGAGCTGCCACGCATCATCAAGGTGAGCGACAACCTCTACGCTGCGGCCTTCAGCCTCATGAAGCTGCTGCCCGCCCGCTACATCATCGACCGGGCCGAGGCCGCCGGGGTGCTCACCCCGGGCACCCCGGTCATCGAGACCTCCTCCGGAACCTTCGCGCTCGGCCTGGCCATGGTGTGCGGGCTGCGCGGCTACCCGCTGACCATCGTCGGCGACTCCGCCATCGACCAGGAACTGCGCACCAGACTGGAGATGCTCGGCACGACGGTGGAGATCGTCCAGCACACCGGCCAGCCCGGCGGCATCCAGGGCGCCCGGCTGGCCCGGGTGGCCGAGCTGTGCCGGCAGCGGCCGGACGCGTTCGTCCCCGGCCAGTACGACAACCCCGACAACCCGGGGGCCTACGGGATCGTCGCCGACCTGATCGGTGACACCGTCGGCGCTGTCGACTGCCTGGTGGGACCGGTCGGTTCGGGCGGTTCGACGGGCGGGCTCGCCGCCGCCCTGCGGCCCGCCAACCCGCAGTTGCACCTGGCCGGCGTCGACACCCACGGCAGCATCATCTTCGGCACCCCGGACGCCCCGCGCACCCTGCGCGGTCTGGGCAGCAGCATCCACCCGGGCAACGTGCGGCACTCGGCGTACGACGAGGCGCACTGGGTGACCGCCGCCGAGGCGTTCCACGCGACGCACGAGCTCTACCGCACCCACGGCCTGTTCATGGGCCCGACCAGCGGCGCGTCCTTCCAGGTGGCGTCCTGGTGGGCGGCACAGAACCCGGACAGCACGGTGGTGATGGTGCTGCCCGACGAGGGCTACCGCTACCAGTCCACCGTCTACAACGACGTCTGGCTGCGCGAGCAGAACATCGTCCCGGCACCCGCGCCGGGCGGCGGCCCGGTCACCGTGGAGCACCCGCTGGACGCGCCGCCGGTCTGGTCCCGGCTGCTGTGGGCGCGGCGCGGCTTCGACGACGTGATGATGCCGGAGATCGCGTCATGA
- a CDS encoding MFS transporter gives MSTDTTRKEAMDATPTATLATPRPDLSRHRDFRLLWLGETTNRVGINITTVSMPLVAVVTLNASTLSVSVLAAAPWLPWLLIGLPAGAWVDRMRRRPLMLVCNLGSLVLLASVPVAAWFGMLTMTHLLVVALLNGLAAVFFGISYKVYVPSIVHRDQLQDANAKLQGSESVAQVAGLGGGGLLAQGFGAVSGLLANAGTFLVSALCLLGIRSREPRPERPPERTPLRQDIREGLQYTVRDPYLRVLTAYGTVTNLLLTAYQAILPVFMIRQLAVPESAVGWLLASSSVGGILGATGAKRVTARWGTARGLLVATAATAPFALLIPMGGKGWMLAALAAGSALLALGVVLANVIQGAFRQRYCPPQLLGRITACISVANFGAIPFGSLLGGVLGTALGLRPTLWLLTAGLAVSPLLLLIGPLRARHDLPTAPATAPGGS, from the coding sequence ATGAGCACGGACACCACCAGGAAAGAGGCCATGGACGCCACCCCGACCGCCACGCTCGCCACCCCCCGCCCCGACCTGTCCCGGCACCGCGACTTCCGCCTCCTCTGGCTCGGCGAGACGACCAACCGGGTCGGCATCAACATCACCACGGTCTCCATGCCCCTGGTCGCCGTGGTCACCCTGAACGCCAGCACGCTCAGCGTGAGTGTGCTGGCCGCCGCACCCTGGCTGCCCTGGCTGCTGATCGGCCTGCCGGCCGGCGCCTGGGTGGACCGGATGCGCCGCCGGCCGCTGATGCTCGTGTGCAACCTCGGCTCGCTGGTGCTGCTCGCGAGCGTGCCCGTCGCGGCCTGGTTCGGCATGCTCACCATGACCCACCTGCTCGTCGTGGCGCTCCTCAACGGCCTCGCCGCGGTGTTCTTCGGGATCTCGTACAAGGTGTACGTGCCCTCCATCGTGCACCGGGACCAACTCCAGGACGCCAACGCCAAGTTGCAGGGCAGCGAGTCGGTGGCCCAGGTCGCCGGACTCGGCGGCGGCGGTCTGCTCGCGCAGGGCTTCGGCGCCGTGTCGGGCCTGCTGGCCAACGCCGGCACCTTCCTCGTCTCGGCGCTGTGCCTGCTCGGCATCCGCAGCCGGGAACCCCGGCCCGAGCGGCCCCCGGAGCGCACCCCGCTGCGTCAGGACATCCGCGAGGGCCTCCAGTACACGGTGCGCGACCCGTACCTGCGTGTGCTGACCGCCTACGGCACCGTCACCAACCTGCTGCTGACGGCGTATCAGGCGATCCTGCCGGTCTTCATGATCCGGCAGCTGGCTGTGCCCGAGAGCGCCGTCGGCTGGCTGCTGGCCTCCAGCAGCGTCGGCGGCATCCTCGGCGCGACCGGTGCCAAGCGGGTCACCGCCCGCTGGGGCACCGCACGCGGTCTGCTGGTGGCCACCGCCGCCACGGCCCCCTTCGCACTGCTGATCCCGATGGGCGGGAAGGGCTGGATGCTCGCCGCGCTCGCGGCGGGCAGCGCCCTCCTCGCCCTCGGTGTGGTCCTCGCCAATGTGATCCAGGGCGCGTTCCGCCAGCGGTACTGCCCACCCCAGCTGCTCGGCCGCATCACGGCCTGCATCTCGGTGGCCAACTTCGGCGCCATTCCGTTCGGTTCCCTGCTCGGCGGCGTGCTCGGCACGGCGCTCGGGCTCAGGCCGACGCTGTGGCTGCTGACCGCCGGTCTCGCGGTCAGCCCCCTGTTGCTGCTGATCGGTCCCCTGCGCGCACGGCACGACCTGCCCACCGCGCCGGCCACCGCACCCGGTGGCTCATGA
- a CDS encoding 4'-phosphopantetheinyl transferase family protein — MEGTMPWVARELPPPGSLDLWLLRVSDVPVGILDEAVLDATERRRAAALMHTADRTRFTAAHVALRRLLGAYLRRRPEEIHFGRDTCPCCGGPHGRPTVLGAGRDDLFFSLSHRGDLALVGTAMAPIGVDVDLVSDQTATAELASMLHVAEQEELAALAPALRPRALARLWTRKEAYLKGLGTGLGRDPSLDYVGSGTPAGPYPPSGWTLLDVPVDRGYAAAVAVRGELTAAGPTVTRLFGPQAADLVRAPPPALLTGGTLT; from the coding sequence GTGGAAGGAACAATGCCGTGGGTCGCCCGTGAGCTGCCACCCCCTGGCTCACTCGACCTCTGGCTCCTGAGGGTCTCGGATGTCCCCGTCGGCATCCTGGACGAGGCGGTGCTCGATGCGACCGAGCGCCGACGTGCCGCCGCCCTCATGCACACGGCCGACCGAACCAGGTTCACGGCCGCGCATGTCGCACTGCGGCGGCTCCTCGGGGCGTATCTGCGCCGGCGCCCCGAGGAGATCCACTTCGGCCGGGACACCTGTCCCTGCTGCGGCGGCCCGCACGGCCGGCCCACCGTGCTCGGCGCGGGCCGTGACGACCTGTTCTTCTCGCTCTCCCACCGTGGCGATCTCGCCCTCGTCGGTACGGCCATGGCGCCGATCGGCGTGGATGTCGACCTGGTGTCGGACCAGACGGCCACCGCCGAACTGGCCTCGATGCTGCACGTGGCCGAGCAGGAGGAACTGGCCGCTCTCGCACCGGCGTTGCGGCCCCGCGCACTGGCGAGGCTGTGGACCCGCAAGGAGGCCTACCTCAAAGGCCTCGGCACCGGACTGGGCCGCGATCCGTCCCTCGACTACGTCGGCTCCGGCACACCCGCGGGTCCGTACCCGCCGTCCGGCTGGACCCTGCTGGACGTTCCGGTGGACCGGGGCTACGCGGCGGCGGTGGCGGTACGCGGCGAACTCACCGCGGCCGGCCCGACCGTCACCCGGCTCTTCGGACCGCAGGCGGCCGACCTGGTGCGCGCACCCCCGCCCGCGCTCCTGACGGGAGGGACCCTCACCTGA